A window of the Brassica napus cultivar Da-Ae chromosome A2, Da-Ae, whole genome shotgun sequence genome harbors these coding sequences:
- the LOC111203204 gene encoding uncharacterized protein LOC111203204: protein MPLKVLHRISTSCKFKVLLGQETIKIKLPKTSERRKKHEEEETDTYKKMKEEKRKRDFIRPRLVFRVKKITSVITGVLGRKKKHLQVKTEEREMILQKKLLKLMRPWLLLKQRLKTTRRRCLITLEICHIDRLKKVYYRKRRGKERASEPELEGES, encoded by the coding sequence ATGCCCCTAAAAGTCTTGCACCGCATATCAACATCGTGCAAGTTTAAGGTTTTATTGGGTCAAGAGACGATCAAGATCAAACTACCTAAAACATcggagagaagaaagaaacatgAGGAAGAAGAGACGGATACATACAAGAAGATgaaagaagagaaaaggaaGAGAGATTTCATCAGACCCAGGTTGGTTTTTCGAGTTAAGAAGATAACTTCTGTGATTACCGGTGTCTTGGGACGCAAGAAAAAACACTTGCAGGTGAAAACAGAGGAAAGAGAGATGATTCTGCAGAAGAAACTACTGAAGCTGATGAGACCATGGTTGTTGCTAAAGCAAAGACTGAAGACGACAAGAAGAAGATGCTTAATCACTCTTGAGATATGCCACATTGATAGACTCAAGAAGGTTTACTATCGTAAGAGAAGAGGGAAGGAGAGAGCGAGTGAACCAGAGTTGGAGGGAGAGAGTTGA